A stretch of Triticum aestivum cultivar Chinese Spring chromosome 1D, IWGSC CS RefSeq v2.1, whole genome shotgun sequence DNA encodes these proteins:
- the LOC123162650 gene encoding glycosyltransferase BC10-like: protein MASTFLLQSLLPTTGTVIWLASADLSAAPTSAPPGLALGPPPPQQLGDGDNKHSGSGGGDESGGMVMLHNMTDDQLLLRASMALRISSLVLPAPKVAFMFLVRGELPLAPLWERFFHGHTALFSVYVHPDPTYLSSPEKGSVFYGRRVPSKEARWGKSSIVEAERRLLASALLDAMNQHFVLLSETCVPLYNFTTVYSYLTQSAGATSFVDLFDTQRSRGRYRPAMTPTVTLANWRKGSQWFATDRGLALEVIGDVTYFPVFQRHCNGPCIMDEHYLPTFIAASKWHGNANRTLTFTQWTRGPHPDSYNDVSVDLLQGMRNHGNCSDGGGTTSLCYLFARKFPSGALPELLRLAPRVMRFG, encoded by the exons ATGGCGTCCACCTTCCTCCTCCAGTCACTACTCCCCACCACCGGTACCGTGATCTGGCTTGCCTCCGCTGACCTTTCTGCGGCACCTACTTCTGCACCTCCGGGGCTGGCCCTTGGGCCGCCTCCCCCGCAGCAGCTTGGGGACGGCGATAACAAACACAGTGGCAGCGGTGGTGGAGACGAAAGCGGGGGCATGGTGATGCTGCACAACATGACGGACGACCAGCTGCTGCTGCGGGCGTCCATGGCTCTGAGGATCAGCTCGCTGGTGCTCCCCGCGCCTAAGGTGGCGTTCATGTTCCTCGTGCGTGGTGAGCTGCCACTGGCGCCGCTGTGGGAGAGGTTCTTCCATGGGCACACTGCACTGTTCTCGGTGTACGTGCACCCTGACCCGACATACCTCAGCTCACCAGAGAAGGGGTCGGTCTTCTACGGCCGCCGTGTGCCCAGCAAG GAAGCTCGTTGGGGGAAGTCTAGCATAGTCGAGGCCGAGCGTCGTCTCCTCGCAAGTGCTCTCCTCGATGCCATGAACCAACACTTCGTCCTACTCTCTGAGACATGTGTCCCTCTCTACAACTTCACCACGGTCTACTCCTACCTCACGCAATCCGCCGGTGCTACCTCCTTCGTCGACCTCTTCGACACGCAGCGTTCTCGTGGCCGCTATAGACCTGCCATGACGCCCACCGTCACGCTCGCTAATTGGCGCAAGGGCTCCCAGTGGTTCGCGACCGACCGGGGTCTCGCGCTTGAGGTCATCGGCGACGTGACCTACTTCCCGGTTTTCCAACGCCACTGCAATGGCCCCTGCATCATGGACGAGCACTACCTGCCGACATTTATCGCCGCCTCAAAGTGGCATGGGAATGCAAACCGTACACTCACGTTTACCCAGTGGACAAGGGGGCCTCATCCTGATAGCTACAATGACGTAAGTGTCGACCTGCTTCAGGGGATGAGGAACCATGGGAACTGTAGCGACGGTGGCGGGACCACATCGCTTTGCTATCTCTTTGCAAGGAAGTTCCCATCGGGCGCGTTGCCGGAGCTACTCAGGCTGGCGCCCAGAGTCATGCGGTTTGGGTGA